The DNA sequence GCTGGCTGGTGCTTGCGGGCGGCGCCGCGCTGCTCGCCGCCGGTGCCGCGTTCGGTTATCGGGAACTGATCGTGCTGGGCGCGGTCCCGTTCGCGGTGCTGGTGGTGTCGGTGGTCCTGGTGGGCCGGCTGCGGCCGATGCGGGTATGGCGCTCGGTGCCGGCACCGCGGGTGTCGCCCGGCGACGAGATCGAGGTCCTGCTCGGCACGGCCGAGGACGGCCGCGGGCGCGGTGCGCACCTGCTCGCCGATCGCGTGAGCGGTCCCACCGGGACGCGGTCGGTGGAGCTGCCCGCCGCCCGCCCCGGCGACAGCGGCCCGGTGGGCTACCGACTGGTCGCCGAGCGGCGCGGCGTGCTCGACCTGGGGCCGCTGGAGTCGCGGCGGCGCGACCCGCTGGGCCTGGTGGCGACCCGGCGCACCTCCGGCGGCACCGAGCGGGTCTGGGTGCACCCCCGTTGGGACCCGCTGGGCACGATGCCGGTCGGCCGCAGCGACGACCCGCAGGGCGTGTTCGACGGCGGGCGCGCCGGCAGCGTCAGCTTCCACACGCTGCGCGACTACGTCGCCGGCGACGACGTGCGGCACATCCACTGGCGCAGCTCGGCTCGCCACGGCAAGCTCATGGTCCGCGAGCACCTGGACACCTCGCACACCCGGCTCACCGTCGTCGCCGACGACCGCGGCGGCGCGGCCGGCGACGAACTCGCGGCGCTGGACGAGGTCTGCGGAGCAGCGGCGGCCGTGGCGGCGACGTCGGTCGCCGGCCGGTGGGCCTGCGAGTTGCGCCTGGTCAGCGGGCGGTCGTTGGAGAGCACCGGGCGGCTGGCGCCGCTGCTGGACTTGCTGGCCGAGGCCCGCATCAGCGCGGACGCCGAGTTGCCCGAGGAGCTGTGGCGGCTGCGCAACCGCCCCTTCGGCGACACGGTCGTGCTGGTCAGCGCGTCGATCACGGGGGCGGAAGCGCGCCTGTTCGCCCGACTG is a window from the Streptomonospora litoralis genome containing:
- a CDS encoding DUF58 domain-containing protein — encoded protein: MGEAPRGSRGRTGAVKPGAAGGAALPTVRGWLVLAGGAALLAAGAAFGYRELIVLGAVPFAVLVVSVVLVGRLRPMRVWRSVPAPRVSPGDEIEVLLGTAEDGRGRGAHLLADRVSGPTGTRSVELPAARPGDSGPVGYRLVAERRGVLDLGPLESRRRDPLGLVATRRTSGGTERVWVHPRWDPLGTMPVGRSDDPQGVFDGGRAGSVSFHTLRDYVAGDDVRHIHWRSSARHGKLMVREHLDTSHTRLTVVADDRGGAAGDELAALDEVCGAAAAVAATSVAGRWACELRLVSGRSLESTGRLAPLLDLLAEARISADAELPEELWRLRNRPFGDTVVLVSASITGAEARLFARLGDLYPRLVLIALRSYGRPIGAIPGVTVVDARDARDLAARWDGERWSA